ATGCCCCCAACTTACCGCGGCACACCTTCGGTGCTACCCTTTCGGCGTTTGGCCTCATTATCGACAAGTCGGTCAACAATCGCGGGGTTTTCAAGCGTCGGCACTTCCACACCTGCAGCGATCTGTCCAGCAGCTCCCGCAACAGCTGCTGCTTGTGCTTGACGTTGCGCCTGTGCGCGTGCCGCAAGTTCTTCTTGATCTACCTCAGGGAGATAATCAATCGGCAGGGTCAGCAAATGATCTTGAGCATCCGTTACGATAATTTCCTTATGAGTAATTTTCACAACTGTTCCCTCGGACGCTCCAAGCACCTGCCCTTCAGACAGATTATATGTCACCGTCTTGGTTTCTTCGATTTTAATATTTTTCTCATTCACATCGCCTTCATAAAAAACAATCGGCGAGACGCGAACAATCGCAGTGCTATCAAAAGTGTTCTGGCGTTCTTTGCCAGGCACTCTTTTTACGGCATCGCACATCAACCCATCACTTTTAAGCAAAACACAATATGCCTCGGCATGGTTTTGAGATTGCATGGGTCCTATATCAAGGTGATACGATGCGCCACCCGATTTATCGATTTCTTGACGCAAGACCATATCGGAGTCGAGATAATGTCGGTAGTCGGCGTAAAACTCTCGAGTCTCGCGCAAGGCATCTTCAAGATTGTCAAAACGGAAAATCCGTACATAGGGTTTGCGCGCCTTGCCAAGTTTTTCATTACGCCCCTTATTGGCTGCATCGAAGGAAACTGCATTAACTTTCATATCCTCCATAATGGTGCGGTCACGAATGGAGAGGGTCTGCCCGATATATAACCAGCCATTAGGGGCAATTTTATTTCTTTTTTTCAGTTCTGAGACAGGAATTTTATAGGTTCGCGAAAGTTTGGACAGCGTATCCCCCGGACAAATATTATGGATAAGGGTGCCATTATCTACCGGTGAGACATACAACTCGTCACGCCCGACGAGACTTTCAGCTTTCGAGACACCGTTCATGTCTGCAAGGTCAAGCCTATGAAGACGAAACTTGGCGAGAATA
This sequence is a window from Candidatus Micropelagos thuwalensis. Protein-coding genes within it:
- a CDS encoding LysM peptidoglycan-binding domain-containing protein → MRRLLYPISVFMLVVSVTTGVQYARAQEAKQPEYDDPFVRGLKRLETFEGFQRRANGQVQPTSVTEDGETGIRQTVLPGFGQAFDIPRYRLDGILVSEAPELPVIHVNTAGLQTANEILFFDPNSKRWVYRPGDDETQKDILAKFRLHRLDLADMNGVSKAESLVGRDELYVSPVDNGTLIHNICPGDTLSKLSRTYKIPVSELKKRNKIAPNGWLYIGQTLSIRDRTIMEDMKVNAVSFDAANKGRNEKLGKARKPYVRIFRFDNLEDALRETREFYADYRHYLDSDMVLRQEIDKSGGASYHLDIGPMQSQNHAEAYCVLLKSDGLMCDAVKRVPGKERQNTFDSTAIVRVSPIVFYEGDVNEKNIKIEETKTVTYNLSEGQVLGASEGTVVKITHKEIIVTDAQDHLLTLPIDYLPEVDQEELAARAQAQRQAQAAAVAGAAGQIAAGVEVPTLENPAIVDRLVDNEAKRRKGSTEGVPR